Within the Takifugu rubripes chromosome 8, fTakRub1.2, whole genome shotgun sequence genome, the region attgccacacacacacacacacacacacatgcacgcacagagagagagtgaaagcaTGTCACTTGAAATCCATAGTCCTTAGAGAGACAGGAGAAGCGCATGCATATATTTGGACATGTAATGAGGACACAGCCCACCAATTAGGGAGGTCtagtgtgcgcgtgtgtgtctgtgtgtgtgtgtgtgtcaccagtCCCGCCAGGGGATGGAGACGAAAACCCAGCGGAGGGGAGCCGACTCCATTCAGAGCTGGTAATCCAATTCTGGAAGCTGTCTTttagatgagtgtgtgtatgtgtgcatgtatcTACACTATCAAACGGATTTGaatgtgtgtaggtgtgggcGGGGGCTGGCGGTCACGTCAGAGTCGTATTATCGGCGTTCTCCGTCCTCCTGTAAGGGTTCAGTTGTTTTCTCTTAAAAACCATTCCTCCCACTCTCCCCTGGGAGGGGGGGCTACCGTGGACACCACCTCCCCGTCCTCCCACGTACGTCTCCCCCACCATTAGCTCTCAACTAACCCAATAACGGGCCCTTTTATCTGATCGGGTTGCACAATAATGAATGTCGGGGGACGTTTTCAGGTGGAGGGTTCAGGGGACAGATCAGCCAAAAAGACTGTTTTTGTGTCGTACTTTAATGTgtcaccacaccacaccacaccacaccacaccacaccacaccacaccacaccacatcACACCACCTGCATCACCAAAATTTAAAATATAGCTCTTACTAATACATAAGTAAGAACCTTTTTGTAGAAATGAACTGAAAAGtctaccaccaccaccccactcCTCCAAAAAcaattaagttgtttttttgtaaaattcaAGCAGAAGCAGCGATGGTGGGTGAAGAGATAACCCGTGGGATCTGCTGAACGGGGCTTTCTGTTTCACAAAAGTAAGAATTGGGGTTTCAAGGTGAAGTCTGGGAATGTGTAACCACCCATATTAACACATATTTCAAGACAGATCCAACAATGACCATTGCCCAGTTTCCCACACCCTGGGCCAACCAGAGACCGGCGTATCAAGAGTAGAATTGTGCAGTCTGTTGGGCACAGGATTGTATTCAAGTCTCTATTTTTCAGTGGCTGCATTTTGGGTTTGTGAGGTTTCAGTCCCAACATTAGGATCTTGAGGTGCTGCGGTCTGCTTTGAGTTGGTGAACCCCGTTACTGAAACAGAGCCGGGGGCAGAAGGAGGCAGCTGGCTCTGTTGCACTTGTGGATGCCGTGGTGTGGTTCTACGAAttggcagagggagagggtgtGACTGCTGAGGAGACCGCAACTGGTAGCGTATGGATTGGGATTGTAGAAGCACCTGTGTATACTGGACCTCTGGCATGATGAGCTTAAAGCAGAGCTCCTGAGCCTGGCTTGAATATCTTCGGCTGAGATTTGCCGGGAGATCATATCCCATAATGTCAACTTTCCCACGTGGCTGCCAGGGGCGGAGATTGTTGTTTTTGATCTGTGAGGCAGACCGAAGGAGTGGCACTGTCCCATCAAAGCAGCTTCTCATTAGCTTCTCTTGGGCCTGGCGGAGAAATTGCACCTCTCGGGCGACACAGGCCAGACCTAGAGCTGAAATCTGCCGCCACAGGGATGCGTTAAAGTGATCATAGAGACGAGCGTCCAATGAATTCCAGGAGCGGATCTTTGTGGCAAGGCCTGGTGTCAGGCTGTGCTTGGAACTTGCCTTCCGCATGTTGAGCTTAAAATACAGAATGTCATCCAGGTCCCAAGAGAGGAGATGCCGAAGGAGAACTAGTGACTCATCAAAGTACTCTGCAATCATCACTAGGGAAAAGACCTTCTCTACCTCCGCTAGAGAGGCCTGCACAtactcctcatcctctcctgagCGATCCTTGTCTAAACCCAAGTCAAAGGCTAGAGTGTTGTGCGCGTACATGGAGTCCTTCTCTTTAGCTTGGTAATAGCGCCAGGGATCGGTAAAGAAAGTCTCCAAGGAGCCATCTCGGACTCTCATGAAACTCTGACAGTGATGGTAGCAATATGTGAACAAGGATTCAAACATGGTGCTGGGCTCTCTGAGGATCGTGATGTATATTGTGTTGTTTGGCATCAgccgctgcagctctgtctTGTTGAAGCGCATGTGGCTGGTGATGATGTTGGGCGGCAACGTGTGTGGATGGACAAAGTGGGAGGTGAAAGTGTCCGGGTAACAGAATTGGTGAGCACAAGACTGCACCGGCAACGCCACCGTCAGGTTGTTGCGCTCTGCGAAGCGAAAAAGCAGGTTCTGCATGGTGGAGCTGGCCGTTTTGTGAGTCTTGAGGAAGGCCACATTGGTGTGCTTGGGTTTCAGGCCTGGTGCAGGGTGGGACTGGAGTGAAGGACAACTAAAATAGAAAGGCTCCATGATCCTGGGAAAAGACAATGATGGTTAGGGGGAAAGCAACAGataaaatgggtaaaaaacgAAGCAATTAGCATGGGAACAGAAAAGAGTGCTGTCAAATAACTCCGCTTTTATAATTGGTCTCTCGATTAAAGTTGGAAATGCTTAAAAAATACACATGCTAACAAATTATAATTAGCCTCTGTGTTAAATTGTCTTTAACAAGATGAGAGGAGTTGTCGCCTGCAGAAGCTTAAGTTACCATATGATGTGAGAAAAGAAGTTTCGGTCTCGACTTACCAGCTTGAGTGGATCCCTTGGTGCAGCAGAAGGCTGAGGGTACTTATGGCAACGATAAATAGGAATATCTTCTTCCGCAACATCTTTTCTGGCTTTAGTGGGGCTGCGGGAAACGAGAGGAGTGATGTCAGGCCATAAATTTAGGATTTAGACAGGTAGTGTTGAAGTAGagagaacacaaaaacaaggatGAAGTATTGACCTTATTCTTGGTACCATTAATTACAGGAGTTCTCTGAGGACAGAACCCCCTATCCTTTTTGTAAACAATCAGTAAAATCTGGTAGCACCgtcattttttcttttacaatatcTGCTGAAAAATAACGTACTACCATTTAGCGTTTCATGCAGTTGTGTGGAACAATCAACAAACAAGATTTAAGGCACATTTGTGTTTATGAAGTTGCTTTTCTGggaaaaatgaggagaaaaatgaTAGAAAGACAGATAACGGCCTGGGTCTGTGAGCTGGAGAGATTTTTGTTCTTATGCAATAACAGTGAGATACCCGCAGCTGTAATTGTCACATTCACTGGTCATGAGCTTTCATATTCTTTTGGCATGAACCCTGAACAGATGGCCCCACACGCTAGCTCCTGTCAAAGacgacacacacatatgtggtCTTTGAATAAGGAggtgtctgtttttaaaaaaaaaccatgtaagTACCTTACATACTCCTGATAGGTATGGTAAATGGTACttaatggtggaaaatgagtaaaaatagctaaccaaaaggaggagcccggggcggAGTAGCTCCAGGCTCCGAATAGTATAAAAGATGGGTAATTCTTGTTAGacttcagacttagcccgggctacttcacATGCGTGGTGGATTGTGAACCGACAATAAACCATCgtttggatcgtgaaccagctgaccctgactcatcattcgactttgttgtggtatctccgcacttcaattcattggcactggcataggtatattgatttaatgaaaacataagtttgagtgttttagcgtaggggaaaatccacgaCAGGAGCTAAGGTGGCCAAGTGGAAGTTCactattttctcttctttaagtAATAGATAAATTGGAATTGCTTATTCTCCCTGAAAACTTAGCAGGGGCGAATAAATCTAACCATGGCGGATCCTCTTGGGATTACAGCATATGTCCAGCACCCCCATAATCAGGGGGATCAACCCTGAGAGCTTTAGTCCTGCCATTACTAGAGCAAAAAGAGCTGCCTGTGCGCTGCAATTAAGCCAAGATGTTGTCAGGAatggagacagagggagcaTTAAAGGCTCAGCCCCAGTAGCCTTTATGCGAAAGACCCCTAAAGTGGACAGACACGAGGATTGATCTATGACGattagatgatgatgatgatggggaggaTGATGATAAAGAAGATGTTTATGCCTTCCCAAGAGCTCAGTGTTAGCACAAGGCAAATgtagttttttctgttttgggtCATTTCCAGGATTTTTCCTGGTAACCCCATTGTGGAGCTGATCTCATTAAACCCCTCAAATCCTCCCCAGTAGTCAGCAAAGGCAAAAATGCTAGTAGCATGGAGTTATAGCTCATATGTTTTGCCATTACATCACTATTTTGAAGAGAAGTGTCAGTATTTAGTATAAGCTGTATTTGCTGAGACGTTCCACTTCAAGGTACTGTTTAAATCACAACATCTGCAGGTTAAAGAGCGTTTAAGCATCGGATCAATAAGtctgcaacacaaacaagcaGTCATTTGATTAGCATGGGTGCAATTGCATTTTAGTATCTAAAATTCAGGGCTAAAAAGTCACAGAGGCACAAAATCTTTTACTATACCCAACACAGAAAAAGCATGTTCTTTCCCATCGCTGGAGCCATCGATCCTTGGAGTGTTTGTGCCCACATTCACCCACAGACTGATGAGCCAATAATGCCTGTGTGCTTTAATACATACTGGATCAATAGGCCACACCACTCCGATGGTGGAAAGTGATGTGATTAGGTTCCGCTCATGGCGGCGCCAACTGTGTTTATCTCCAATTATTTTGGGTCAGTAGGGTCGAGTGTTTTAAAAGCATGTCTCCTTTGCTGATTATTACTTAAGCAGCCATATCGACAGGAGCGAGGTCTCCGCTTAACTCTGCAGATTATTGGGAAATTAAAAAGCAGATAAGCAATTCAGGATAACTGGTGGAGGAATTAGACTCGGTGTAGACATCGTACACAACAAATCTGACATCTGTGCGACCGGTTCTCATCGGAATTTCTGGCCTGATGACCTGGGACTCTGCTGTGAATAAGAGATCTGTATGTGGATGTGTCAAAGTGGCTCCGACGCCTTTGAGGCTCAGCTATAGCACTCAGAGGTCAAGAGAGAGGTCAACGGATGACTGCCGGACTGACAATGGAGGGGTTTCATTCTGACATCGGCTCCGACTGTCACATCCGGACCAGAACCAAACTGAACAGGTCAGGCACGTTCCAAAATTCCCGAGCCCAACGTGTCGCTGACGACAGGAAATGAGAAGTGAACTCGAACGGGGGGGAGCAAAGACGGGGTAAAAACAGATTTCTCCATGCAAAAGGTTAATCGGCTGGACACGACCTTGTATTTTAACCTAATATTGAGGTAAAAGAAAGAAGACCTATTTAAAGTTATGGTGCACAAAGCAAAGGAGCAAAAATGAATATTGGTTGGAGGGCAGCCAGACGGGCAAGTGAGGCAACGATAAATGCACTCGCCCTCCTGCCTCTGTGCGAGACTGTAATCAGATTTCACACGCCGCTTGAACGTCTCAGACAAACACCCTGACTCCTTTTTAGTCAGCTGGCTGAAACGGACACCGACTGTGTCACGGGGGGGAAACCAAAAGACCAAAAATAAATTGttttggagaggaggagggttgtCTGTGCACTTGCAGGGTTATGGCCATGTCCATACCTGCTTTTGAGTGCACATTTTAT harbors:
- the gal3st3 gene encoding galactose-3-O-sulfotransferase 3 isoform X3, which encodes MLRKKIFLFIVAISTLSLLLHQGIHSSWIMEPFYFSCPSLQSHPAPGLKPKHTNVAFLKTHKTASSTMQNLLFRFAERNNLTVALPVQSCAHQFCYPDTFTSHFVHPHTLPPNIITSHMRFNKTELQRLMPNNTIYITILREPSTMFESLFTYCYHHCQSFMRVRDGSLETFFTDPWRYYQAKEKDSMYAHNTLAFDLGLDKDRSGEDEEYVQASLAEVEKVFSLVMIAEYFDESLVLLRHLLSWDLDDILYFKLNMRKASSKHSLTPGLATKIRSWNSLDARLYDHFNASLWRQISALGLACVAREVQFLRQAQEKLMRSCFDGTVPLLRSASQIKNNNLRPWQPRGKVDIMGYDLPANLSRRYSSQAQELCFKLIMPEVQYTQVLLQSQSIRYQLRSPQQSHPLPLPIRRTTPRHPQVQQSQLPPSAPGSVSVTGFTNSKQTAAPQDPNVGTETSQTQNAATEK
- the gal3st3 gene encoding galactose-3-O-sulfotransferase 3 isoform X1; the protein is MEHLGTGGTPKHNKPHSSQSLHGDPHSDSAAPRWCIAIQFLRLWTPDQAAERTHGRRATPVSTFPNEAPLKPEKMLRKKIFLFIVAISTLSLLLHQGIHSSWIMEPFYFSCPSLQSHPAPGLKPKHTNVAFLKTHKTASSTMQNLLFRFAERNNLTVALPVQSCAHQFCYPDTFTSHFVHPHTLPPNIITSHMRFNKTELQRLMPNNTIYITILREPSTMFESLFTYCYHHCQSFMRVRDGSLETFFTDPWRYYQAKEKDSMYAHNTLAFDLGLDKDRSGEDEEYVQASLAEVEKVFSLVMIAEYFDESLVLLRHLLSWDLDDILYFKLNMRKASSKHSLTPGLATKIRSWNSLDARLYDHFNASLWRQISALGLACVAREVQFLRQAQEKLMRSCFDGTVPLLRSASQIKNNNLRPWQPRGKVDIMGYDLPANLSRRYSSQAQELCFKLIMPEVQYTQVLLQSQSIRYQLRSPQQSHPLPLPIRRTTPRHPQVQQSQLPPSAPGSVSVTGFTNSKQTAAPQDPNVGTETSQTQNAATEK
- the gal3st3 gene encoding galactose-3-O-sulfotransferase 3 isoform X2, with the protein product MEHLGTGGTPKHNKPHSSQSLHGDPHSDSAAPRWCIAIQFLRLWTPDQAAERTHGRRATPVSTFPNEAPLKPEKMLRKKIFLFIVAISTLSLLLHQGIHSSWIMEPFYFSCPSLQSHPAPGLKPKHTNVAFLKTHKTASSTMQNLLFRFAERNNLTVALPVQSCAHQFCYPDTFTSHFVHPHTLPPNIITSHMRFNKTELQRLMPNNTIYITILREPSTMFESLFTYCYHHCQSFMRVRDGSLETFFTDPWRYYQAKEKDSMYAHNTLAFDLGLDKDRSGEDEEYVQASLAEVEKVFSLVMIAEYFDESLVLLRHLLSWDLDDILYFKLNMRKASSKHSLTPGLATKIRSWNSLDARLYDHFNASLWRQISALGLACVAREVQFLRQAQEKLMRSCFDGTVPLLRSASQIKNNNLRPWQPRGKVDIMGYDLPANLSRRYSSQAQELCFKLIMPEVQYTQSVSLIQTPE